The following are from one region of the Moritella sp. 24 genome:
- the codB gene encoding cytosine permease: protein MAAQNDYSLGPVPKSERKGFIALSLVMLGLTFFSASMWTGGTLGTGLSYDDFFYAVLLGNLILGVYTAFLGYIGTKTGLSTHLLARYSFGTKGSYVPSLLLGGTQVGWFGVGVAMFALPVQKALFGEMGITLDVNTIIVVAGLLMTVTVYFGISALMVLSFVAVPAIAILGGYSVYLAVNDLGGITEMQKIVPAVDKQIDFNTALALVIGSFISAGTLTADFVRFGRKPKAAVAITLIAFFIGNSLMFIFGAAGAAATGFADISDVMMTQGLLIPAIIVLGLNIWTTNDNALYASGLGFSNVTGIDSKKLAMLNGVIGTVFALWLYNNFVGWLSFLSAAIPPIGGVLIADYFLVHRGQYVDFAKAEFQTVRWQALIAVAAGVAAGQLLPGVVPVNAVIGGAVAYLISCKATGNKLIKTTKESEA, encoded by the coding sequence GTGGCTGCACAAAATGACTATTCTTTAGGACCTGTTCCTAAATCAGAAAGAAAAGGTTTCATCGCATTATCATTGGTTATGCTGGGATTAACTTTTTTCTCTGCAAGCATGTGGACTGGTGGTACGTTAGGTACCGGACTTTCTTACGATGATTTTTTCTATGCAGTGCTTCTTGGTAACTTAATTTTAGGTGTATACACAGCATTCCTTGGCTATATAGGTACTAAGACCGGACTTTCGACGCATTTATTAGCACGTTACTCATTTGGCACTAAAGGCTCATACGTTCCATCTCTATTACTTGGTGGTACACAAGTGGGTTGGTTTGGTGTTGGTGTTGCGATGTTTGCACTACCAGTACAGAAAGCATTATTCGGTGAAATGGGTATTACACTTGATGTTAATACAATCATCGTTGTTGCTGGATTATTAATGACGGTAACCGTCTACTTTGGTATTTCTGCTTTGATGGTATTAAGCTTTGTTGCTGTGCCTGCGATTGCGATACTAGGTGGCTATTCAGTCTATCTTGCGGTAAATGATTTAGGTGGCATTACTGAAATGCAAAAAATTGTTCCCGCTGTTGATAAGCAAATTGATTTCAATACAGCACTTGCTCTTGTTATCGGTTCATTTATTAGTGCTGGTACGCTGACTGCTGACTTCGTTCGTTTTGGTCGTAAACCAAAAGCTGCGGTTGCTATTACGTTAATTGCATTCTTCATTGGTAACTCGTTAATGTTTATCTTTGGCGCTGCAGGCGCGGCTGCTACGGGCTTTGCTGATATTTCTGATGTGATGATGACGCAAGGATTATTAATTCCAGCGATTATCGTACTAGGCTTAAATATTTGGACTACAAATGATAATGCATTGTATGCATCAGGCTTAGGTTTCTCAAATGTAACTGGTATTGATAGTAAAAAGCTAGCGATGCTAAATGGTGTTATTGGTACTGTGTTTGCGCTTTGGTTATACAACAACTTCGTTGGTTGGTTATCATTTTTGAGTGCCGCGATTCCACCAATTGGTGGCGTACTGATTGCCGATTACTTCTTGGTTCACCGTGGCCAATATGTAGATTTTGCTAAAGCTGAATTTCAAACTGTACGCTGGCAAGCTCTTATTGCTGTCGCTGCAGGTGTTGCTGCTGGTCAGTTATTACCAGGTGTTGTACCTGTTAATGCTGTTATTGGTGGCGCTGTTGCTTATCTTATTAGTTGTAAAGCAACGGGTAATAAATTAATTAAGACTACTAAAGAGAGTGAAGCTTAA
- a CDS encoding cytosine deaminase — translation MPTLIKNVQLYRNNKFVDIRIENGIFAAIKPCGELDSTDCDIIDGEGGLATPPFVEPHVHLDTTQTAGEPNWNMSGTLFEGIERWSERKAMLTHEDVKQRATTTLKWQIANGIQHVRTHVDVSDPDLIALKALIELREELKEFVEIQIVAFPQEGINSFPNGKAIMRKAVEMGADVIGAIPHFEFSREYAIDSLHFIFDLAQEFDCLIDVHCDEIDDEQSRFVETVATLAHEKKMGHRVTASHTTAMHSYNDAYASRLFRLLKMSGISFVANPLVNIHLQGRFDSYPKRRGITRVKEMLAANINVCFGHDDIFDPWYPLGTANMLQVTHMGLHVCQIMGYEQIDQSLKLITDHSAQTLNIQDRYGIEEGKPGNLVILPADSGYDAIRRQTAPRYVIRGGKVLAETKPSVTQIHLNELETINFKR, via the coding sequence ATGCCGACTTTAATTAAAAATGTTCAACTTTACCGTAACAATAAATTTGTAGATATTCGCATTGAAAATGGCATCTTTGCTGCTATCAAGCCTTGTGGTGAGTTAGATAGTACTGATTGCGATATTATTGATGGTGAAGGTGGTCTAGCGACACCTCCATTTGTTGAACCACATGTACATTTAGATACAACACAAACAGCAGGCGAACCAAATTGGAATATGTCTGGTACTTTATTTGAAGGTATCGAACGTTGGTCTGAGCGTAAGGCGATGCTAACACATGAAGATGTTAAGCAACGTGCAACGACTACATTAAAATGGCAGATCGCTAACGGTATTCAACATGTTCGTACACACGTAGATGTTTCAGATCCAGATCTGATTGCACTAAAAGCATTAATTGAATTACGTGAAGAACTAAAAGAATTCGTTGAAATTCAAATTGTAGCATTCCCACAAGAAGGCATTAATTCTTTCCCGAATGGTAAAGCAATTATGCGTAAAGCTGTGGAAATGGGCGCTGATGTTATTGGTGCTATTCCTCACTTCGAGTTTAGTCGTGAATATGCAATTGATTCGCTTCATTTTATTTTCGACTTGGCGCAAGAATTTGACTGTCTGATTGATGTGCATTGTGATGAAATTGACGATGAGCAATCTCGTTTTGTTGAGACTGTTGCAACGTTGGCGCATGAGAAAAAAATGGGTCATCGTGTAACGGCGAGTCACACAACAGCAATGCATTCTTATAATGACGCCTACGCTTCTCGTTTATTCCGCTTGTTGAAAATGTCAGGCATTAGTTTCGTTGCTAATCCATTAGTTAATATTCACTTACAAGGTCGCTTTGATTCTTACCCTAAGCGTCGTGGCATCACTCGCGTAAAAGAAATGTTAGCGGCAAATATCAATGTTTGTTTTGGTCATGATGATATTTTTGATCCTTGGTACCCATTAGGTACTGCGAACATGTTGCAAGTAACACATATGGGTCTGCATGTTTGTCAGATCATGGGTTATGAGCAAATTGACCAGTCATTAAAATTAATTACTGATCACAGTGCGCAAACATTAAATATCCAAGACCGTTACGGTATTGAAGAAGGTAAACCTGGTAACTTAGTTATCTTACCTGCTGACTCTGGTTATGATGCCATTCGTCGTCAAACTGCACCTCGTTATGTTATTCGTGGTGGTAAAGTACTTGCTGAAACAAAACCGAGTGTGACGCAAATACATTTAAATGAATTAGAGACGATTAACTTTAAGCGTTAA
- the ubiE gene encoding bifunctional demethylmenaquinone methyltransferase/2-methoxy-6-polyprenyl-1,4-benzoquinol methylase UbiE — MTDKSNNTTHFGYKTVESDQKVDMVASVFHSVAAKYDVMNDLMSMGIHRLWKRFTIDCSGVRPGHKVLDLAGGTGDLTAKFSRIVGDSGSVTLADINDSMLKVGRAKLRDRGIVGNVTYVQANAEELPFPDNHFDLITIAFGLRNVTDKDKALASMFRVLKPGGRLLVLEFSKPDSDALNKVYDFYSFNILPKMGELIADDGDSYQYLAESIRMHPNQDTLKGMMETVGFESVEYHNLTGGIVALHRGYKF, encoded by the coding sequence ATGACAGATAAATCAAATAACACCACTCATTTTGGCTATAAAACTGTAGAGTCAGACCAAAAGGTCGATATGGTTGCGAGTGTGTTTCATTCAGTAGCGGCTAAATACGATGTAATGAATGACCTTATGTCTATGGGTATTCATCGTCTATGGAAACGTTTTACGATTGATTGCAGTGGTGTAAGACCTGGCCATAAAGTTTTAGATCTTGCCGGTGGTACAGGTGATTTAACTGCTAAGTTTTCACGTATCGTTGGCGATAGCGGTTCTGTAACGCTTGCTGATATTAATGATTCAATGCTAAAAGTCGGTCGTGCGAAGCTACGAGATCGTGGCATTGTTGGTAACGTAACTTACGTTCAAGCGAATGCCGAAGAACTCCCTTTTCCTGATAATCATTTTGACTTAATCACTATCGCGTTTGGTTTACGTAACGTAACAGATAAAGATAAAGCATTAGCATCTATGTTCCGTGTATTAAAGCCGGGTGGCCGTTTACTTGTTTTAGAATTTTCAAAACCTGATTCTGATGCATTAAATAAAGTTTATGATTTCTATTCGTTCAATATTTTACCTAAGATGGGCGAGCTAATTGCTGATGATGGCGATAGCTATCAATACCTAGCTGAATCAATTCGTATGCATCCAAACCAAGATACTTTAAAAGGTATGATGGAAACTGTTGGTTTCGAAAGTGTTGAATATCATAATTTGACGGGTGGTATTGTTGCTCTGCATCGCGGTTACAAATTCTAA
- a CDS encoding SCP2 domain-containing protein has product MPIEMLVTAGIETLLNQLLKADTNAVDKIASLKGKVLQVNIAELPKPLYFIFSSQIDVLAKYDGNADCCMDIKLSSLSRLQDSSQFTALIKEGELDMSGDPMVASKFSIILKELDIDWEEHLSRYTGDIAAHKLLQGAKSSQAWLQNNMTIARHNIAEYLIEEIRLAPGALEIANFCDEVSELELECKQFEMRLALLSRKEDA; this is encoded by the coding sequence ATGCCAATCGAAATGCTAGTTACTGCTGGAATTGAAACATTATTAAATCAATTATTAAAAGCAGATACAAATGCCGTGGATAAGATCGCATCGTTAAAAGGTAAAGTGCTGCAAGTAAATATTGCAGAGTTACCAAAGCCACTTTATTTTATCTTCTCATCACAAATAGATGTATTAGCTAAATATGATGGTAATGCAGATTGTTGCATGGATATTAAGTTATCGAGTCTTTCTCGCTTACAAGATAGCTCACAGTTTACAGCTCTGATTAAAGAGGGTGAATTGGATATGAGCGGCGATCCTATGGTAGCAAGTAAGTTTAGCATTATCTTAAAAGAATTAGATATTGATTGGGAAGAGCATTTATCTCGTTACACTGGCGACATCGCTGCGCATAAGTTATTACAAGGTGCAAAGTCGAGCCAAGCTTGGCTGCAAAACAACATGACGATTGCGCGCCATAATATAGCCGAGTATTTAATTGAAGAAATTCGCTTAGCACCTGGCGCGTTAGAGATAGCTAATTTTTGTGATGAAGTGAGTGAATTAGAGCTGGAGTGTAAGCAATTTGAAATGCGTTTGGCTTTATTGTCACGTAAGGAAGATGCATAG
- the ubiB gene encoding ubiquinone biosynthesis regulatory protein kinase UbiB, translating to MTLIELKRFYHIQKVILEYGLDELLPEQLQPLPARLFRKSIFWLKNQHTDKSSAERIKLALQQLGPVFIKFGQMLSTRRDLLPQEFAEQLAMLQDQVPPFDSQLAIQQIESALGQPIIAVFDDFDVVPLASASIAQVHTAKLKSNGDEVVIKIIRPDIEPIIRADTQLMKRLSKVLLTLVPEAERLRPLEVVLDYEKTILDELNLEREAANAIQLRRNFLDSKELYVPEIYPDFSHKNMIVMERIYGIPVSDIAALEAQGTNMKLLAERGVETFFTQVFRDSFFHADMHPGNVFVSYETPEDPRWIGIDCGIVGTLNREDKRYLAENLLAFFHRDYRKVAELHVDSGWVPSHVDVNDFEFAIRTVCDPIFEKPLAEISFGHVLVNLFATARKFDMTVQPQLVLLQKTLLYIEGLGRQLYPQLDLWDTAKPFLEHWVKEQMGPQAVFSAVKQRAPFWAEKLPELPELVFDTLTKATKQQAKLDKLFSQAEQFTQQQGKSNKARYLLSCGGVVMLCAAIVYNPDATSLATTLASLGTGLLLVGWFKLK from the coding sequence ATGACATTGATTGAGCTAAAGCGCTTTTATCATATCCAGAAAGTGATCTTAGAATATGGACTTGATGAGTTACTGCCTGAACAATTACAGCCACTACCGGCTCGCTTATTTCGAAAATCAATTTTTTGGCTTAAAAATCAGCATACAGATAAATCGTCTGCTGAACGTATTAAGTTAGCATTACAACAGTTAGGTCCTGTTTTTATTAAATTTGGACAAATGCTATCAACACGACGTGATCTGTTACCACAAGAGTTTGCTGAGCAATTGGCAATGTTACAAGATCAAGTTCCCCCATTTGATAGTCAATTAGCAATACAACAAATTGAATCTGCACTCGGTCAGCCTATTATTGCTGTGTTTGATGACTTTGATGTTGTTCCTTTAGCGTCTGCGTCAATTGCACAAGTACATACTGCAAAGCTAAAAAGTAATGGTGATGAAGTCGTTATTAAAATTATTCGACCAGATATCGAACCGATTATTCGTGCTGATACCCAGTTGATGAAGCGACTGTCGAAAGTGTTGCTGACGCTTGTGCCGGAAGCGGAAAGATTAAGACCACTTGAAGTGGTACTTGATTACGAGAAAACCATTCTTGATGAATTAAATTTAGAACGTGAAGCGGCGAATGCGATACAACTGCGTCGTAATTTTCTCGATTCTAAAGAACTATATGTACCTGAAATATATCCCGACTTCAGCCATAAAAATATGATCGTGATGGAACGTATTTATGGTATTCCTGTATCAGATATTGCCGCGTTAGAAGCGCAGGGCACCAACATGAAATTATTGGCGGAACGTGGTGTGGAAACTTTTTTCACTCAAGTTTTTCGTGATAGTTTTTTCCATGCTGATATGCATCCCGGTAATGTATTTGTTTCTTATGAGACACCTGAAGACCCACGCTGGATTGGTATTGATTGTGGTATTGTCGGTACTTTAAATCGTGAAGATAAGCGTTATCTGGCTGAAAACTTACTTGCTTTTTTCCATCGTGATTATCGTAAAGTAGCTGAATTACACGTTGATTCTGGTTGGGTTCCATCTCATGTCGATGTGAATGATTTCGAGTTTGCGATCCGTACGGTATGCGATCCTATTTTTGAAAAACCACTGGCAGAAATTTCTTTTGGTCATGTATTAGTTAATTTATTTGCGACAGCTCGTAAGTTTGATATGACAGTGCAGCCGCAATTAGTATTGTTGCAAAAGACGTTGTTGTACATTGAAGGATTAGGTCGTCAACTCTATCCTCAACTAGACTTATGGGATACGGCTAAGCCATTTCTTGAGCATTGGGTTAAAGAGCAAATGGGACCTCAAGCTGTATTTTCGGCTGTAAAACAGCGTGCGCCATTTTGGGCTGAAAAGCTTCCTGAGTTACCTGAATTAGTGTTTGATACACTGACTAAAGCGACGAAACAACAAGCAAAATTAGATAAGCTTTTTTCTCAAGCAGAACAGTTTACCCAACAACAAGGTAAATCAAATAAGGCTCGTTATTTACTGAGTTGTGGTGGTGTAGTTATGCTTTGTGCTGCAATCGTGTACAATCCTGATGCAACTTCACTAGCGACTACATTGGCAAGTCTTGGAACTGGGCTCTTATTGGTTGGCTGGTTTAAGCTTAAATAA
- the tatA gene encoding twin-arginine translocase TatA/TatE family subunit: protein MGGISVTQLIIIAVIILLLFGTKKLRNVGGDLGAAVKGFKKAMSDEPKDTKEENKVLEEANVAKTEVTKETKKDKEQA from the coding sequence ATGGGCGGAATTAGTGTTACTCAGTTAATTATCATTGCTGTAATTATTCTTTTATTGTTTGGAACGAAGAAGTTACGTAATGTTGGTGGTGATTTAGGTGCGGCAGTTAAAGGCTTCAAAAAAGCCATGAGTGATGAGCCTAAAGATACTAAAGAAGAAAATAAAGTGTTAGAAGAAGCTAACGTAGCAAAAACAGAAGTAACAAAAGAAACAAAAAAAGATAAAGAACAGGCATAA
- the tatB gene encoding Sec-independent protein translocase protein TatB has product MFDIGFWEIVVISVLGLLVLGPERLPVAIRTVSTWVKTIKGAANSVKDELSHELKIQEMHDNLKKAEQQGMNNISPELQDSIDSLRDAAASVTRPYEADKSTSKPTVDQEPKIAEQVIEQDKK; this is encoded by the coding sequence ATGTTTGATATCGGATTTTGGGAAATTGTAGTTATTTCAGTTCTTGGCCTATTAGTATTAGGCCCTGAGCGCTTACCTGTCGCTATCAGAACGGTAAGTACTTGGGTAAAAACGATTAAAGGTGCTGCAAACTCAGTTAAAGATGAGTTGTCACATGAATTGAAAATTCAAGAAATGCATGACAACTTGAAAAAAGCCGAGCAACAAGGAATGAATAATATCAGTCCTGAATTGCAAGACTCTATCGATTCTTTACGTGATGCTGCTGCGTCGGTTACACGTCCTTATGAAGCTGATAAATCAACTTCAAAACCGACTGTTGACCAAGAACCTAAAATAGCTGAACAGGTAATTGAACAGGACAAAAAATAA
- the tatC gene encoding twin-arginine translocase subunit TatC codes for MAADPNTQPLIAHLIELRDRLLRASAAIILVFISLVYFANDIYQLVSAPLIAQLPAGTSMIATDVATPFFTPIKLTLVASSFIAIPWVLYQIWGFIAPGLYKHEKKLIAPLVISSAFLFYLGVAFSYFVVFPLAFEFFAGVAPDGVTFAPDISSYLDFVLKIFFAFGLAFEIPIATLVLCWTGATTPESLRQKRPYIVVAAFIMGMLLTPPDIISQTLLAIPMLLLFELGLLFSRFYVKKDEIEDEEAGTD; via the coding sequence ATGGCAGCAGATCCAAATACTCAGCCTTTGATTGCACATTTAATCGAACTGAGGGATAGGTTATTGCGTGCTAGTGCCGCAATTATCTTAGTTTTTATCTCATTAGTGTATTTTGCTAATGATATTTACCAGTTGGTATCAGCGCCGCTGATTGCACAGTTGCCTGCTGGCACGAGTATGATTGCAACCGACGTTGCAACCCCGTTCTTTACGCCGATAAAGTTAACACTGGTTGCTTCTTCATTTATTGCGATCCCTTGGGTCTTGTATCAAATTTGGGGCTTTATTGCGCCAGGTTTATATAAACACGAGAAAAAATTAATTGCGCCTTTAGTGATTAGTAGTGCTTTTCTTTTTTATCTCGGTGTCGCTTTTTCTTATTTTGTTGTGTTCCCTTTAGCATTTGAATTCTTTGCTGGGGTCGCTCCGGATGGGGTGACATTTGCGCCGGATATTAGTAGCTATCTTGATTTTGTGTTGAAGATATTTTTTGCATTTGGCCTCGCATTTGAGATCCCTATTGCAACGCTAGTATTATGTTGGACTGGTGCCACAACACCTGAAAGCTTACGTCAAAAACGTCCTTATATTGTCGTTGCTGCATTTATCATGGGGATGTTATTAACACCGCCTGATATTATTTCACAGACATTATTAGCAATACCTATGTTGCTATTGTTTGAGTTAGGTTTATTATTTTCTCGTTTTTACGTTAAAAAGGACGAGATAGAAGATGAAGAAGCAGGAACTGATTGA
- a CDS encoding TatD family hydrolase, which yields MKKQELIDIGVNLTNAAFHKDLPDVIERASAQGVRRLIVTGTDISESQLAYQLTQDYPQQLYATAGIHPHDSRHATDDSWQQIKVLAQHDSVVAIGECGLDFNRDFSPRPIQEAVFAKQLEIAAELNMPVFMHERDANERFIAILKEYRSALPAAVLHCFTGSASDLAACLDLDLHIGVTGWICDERRGADLYKLVRDIPADRLMLETDAPYLLPRDLKPKPKSRRNEPCHLPHVAETIARARGEDVETLLNRSLKVTEQFFQLPKL from the coding sequence ATGAAGAAGCAGGAACTGATTGATATTGGCGTTAATTTAACAAACGCTGCTTTTCACAAAGATTTACCTGATGTTATTGAACGCGCCTCTGCCCAAGGGGTGCGTCGTTTAATTGTTACTGGCACGGATATCTCCGAAAGCCAACTTGCCTATCAACTTACTCAAGATTATCCACAACAACTCTATGCTACAGCGGGTATCCACCCTCATGATTCTCGTCACGCAACTGATGATAGCTGGCAGCAAATTAAAGTGTTAGCTCAACATGACAGCGTCGTTGCTATTGGTGAATGTGGCTTGGATTTTAATCGTGATTTTTCACCTAGACCGATACAAGAAGCTGTTTTTGCAAAGCAGTTAGAAATCGCAGCTGAATTAAACATGCCTGTATTTATGCATGAACGCGATGCTAATGAACGTTTTATTGCGATTTTAAAAGAGTACCGTTCGGCATTACCTGCTGCTGTATTACATTGTTTTACTGGTTCTGCGAGTGATTTGGCTGCTTGTCTCGATCTTGATTTGCATATTGGTGTTACTGGCTGGATCTGTGACGAACGCCGTGGCGCTGATTTATACAAGTTAGTGCGAGATATTCCTGCAGACCGATTAATGTTGGAAACTGATGCGCCCTATTTATTGCCTCGGGATTTGAAACCAAAGCCTAAGTCTCGTCGTAATGAACCTTGTCATTTACCTCATGTTGCTGAAACGATTGCCAGAGCACGTGGTGAGGATGTTGAGACCTTATTAAATCGTAGTTTGAAAGTGACAGAGCAATTCTTTCAGCTGCCAAAGCTGTGA
- a CDS encoding coniferyl aldehyde dehydrogenase produces the protein MSVTETKMSNSDSIDEIAAMEQIFTTQKEAYLTQPEWDLAERKKRLIKFKAAFLASKDALVTAVSEDYGHRARHDTLIADILPTVAQFGYTISRMGKWMKSTRRSPGLLLAPASVTIHYQPVGVVGIVVPWNFPINLAIVPLITCIAAGNRAMLKMSEFTPKTNQVLKQIITSVFDSKDVCIVEGETALSAAFTKLPFDHLLFTGSTVVGKHVMRAAADNLTPVTLELGGKSPVVVAPDIEIKTAVNRIMLGKSLNAGQICVAPDYILCPRAKVAEFVKEYRKEFNRRYPAAMQNDDYTNIVDDRQYMRLKSWLEDAKQKGVQVETMQDGSSLDDQRHRMLPHLLLNVSDDMQLMQDEIFGPLLPILPYDTIDDAISYIKARPHPLALYIMSFDNNTQKKIQHETISGGVAINDTIMHVAAEDAPFGGVGPAGMGHYHGIEGFRTFSKSKTILKQGKFHSTRFVHAPYGSLIQKIILKFFLR, from the coding sequence ATGAGCGTAACGGAAACCAAAATGAGTAATAGTGATAGTATTGATGAAATTGCTGCGATGGAGCAGATCTTTACTACGCAAAAAGAAGCCTATTTGACTCAGCCTGAGTGGGACCTTGCAGAACGTAAAAAACGTTTAATTAAATTTAAAGCGGCTTTTCTTGCTAGCAAAGATGCGCTAGTGACAGCTGTTTCTGAAGATTATGGTCACCGCGCTCGCCATGACACCTTAATTGCTGATATTTTACCGACAGTTGCACAATTTGGTTACACCATATCGCGTATGGGTAAATGGATGAAGTCGACACGTCGCAGCCCTGGATTGTTACTTGCGCCTGCAAGTGTCACTATTCACTATCAGCCTGTTGGTGTTGTCGGTATTGTTGTTCCTTGGAACTTTCCAATTAATCTTGCTATCGTGCCACTAATCACCTGCATTGCTGCTGGCAACCGTGCAATGCTTAAAATGTCAGAATTCACGCCAAAGACTAATCAAGTATTAAAGCAGATCATTACCTCAGTATTTGATAGTAAAGACGTTTGTATTGTGGAAGGTGAAACAGCCTTGTCCGCTGCATTTACAAAATTGCCGTTTGACCACTTGTTATTTACTGGTTCTACCGTTGTTGGTAAGCATGTTATGCGTGCTGCAGCTGACAACCTAACACCAGTAACGCTTGAGCTTGGTGGTAAATCACCCGTTGTCGTTGCACCAGATATTGAGATTAAGACTGCGGTTAATCGTATTATGTTAGGTAAGAGTCTTAATGCCGGACAGATCTGTGTTGCCCCTGACTATATTCTTTGCCCTCGTGCAAAAGTTGCAGAGTTTGTTAAAGAGTACCGCAAGGAGTTTAACCGTCGTTATCCTGCGGCAATGCAAAATGATGATTACACCAATATTGTTGATGACCGTCAGTATATGCGCCTTAAATCATGGCTAGAAGATGCGAAGCAAAAGGGCGTACAAGTAGAAACAATGCAAGACGGCAGTAGTCTTGATGATCAACGACACCGCATGTTACCGCACTTATTGTTAAACGTAAGTGATGACATGCAGCTAATGCAGGATGAAATTTTTGGCCCATTATTACCAATCCTACCTTATGATACGATTGATGATGCAATCAGTTACATCAAGGCGCGCCCACATCCATTAGCGTTGTATATCATGAGTTTTGATAATAATACTCAGAAAAAGATCCAACATGAGACTATTTCCGGTGGTGTTGCTATCAATGATACAATTATGCATGTAGCAGCTGAAGATGCACCGTTTGGTGGTGTTGGTCCAGCAGGTATGGGGCATTACCACGGTATCGAAGGCTTCCGTACTTTTTCAAAATCAAAAACTATTTTGAAACAAGGTAAATTCCATTCGACGCGCTTTGTTCATGCGCCTTATGGGAGTTTGATACAAAAAATCATTTTGAAATTTTTCTTGAGATAA
- a CDS encoding TetR/AcrR family transcriptional regulator encodes MTKSKKTLILDAALALFTINGFHGTTTAAIAREAKVATGTLFHHFATKEALIEALYLEVKKEFAQALLQPNEGNAESRLTDIWVNGVHWLVAHPQKMAFILLCSHSLYFDKKIQLAIWEEVLGFFTQLLTTGIRNGMIKELPIPYLLTTCESFLLSTASYVYALPEIDQKAAINSSINVIVDAISVQGADIHLLTR; translated from the coding sequence ATGACTAAATCAAAAAAAACACTGATCTTGGATGCCGCATTAGCGTTATTCACGATCAATGGTTTTCATGGTACGACGACTGCGGCTATTGCGCGTGAAGCAAAAGTCGCAACGGGTACCTTATTTCATCATTTTGCCACGAAAGAAGCATTAATCGAAGCCCTATACCTTGAGGTTAAAAAAGAGTTTGCGCAGGCGTTATTACAGCCAAATGAAGGCAATGCAGAGTCTCGCTTGACTGATATTTGGGTTAACGGGGTGCATTGGTTGGTTGCGCATCCACAAAAGATGGCGTTTATTCTTCTCTGTAGTCATTCGTTGTACTTTGATAAAAAGATCCAACTCGCTATTTGGGAGGAGGTGTTAGGTTTCTTTACACAATTACTGACTACGGGTATACGTAACGGAATGATTAAAGAGTTACCTATACCTTACCTATTAACGACATGTGAAAGCTTTTTATTATCGACGGCGAGTTATGTGTATGCGCTACCTGAGATAGATCAAAAGGCTGCGATTAATTCGTCAATTAATGTAATTGTTGATGCTATTTCAGTACAAGGTGCTGATATTCACTTACTCACGCGGTAA